The following proteins are encoded in a genomic region of Arachis ipaensis cultivar K30076 chromosome B02, Araip1.1, whole genome shotgun sequence:
- the LOC107627188 gene encoding agamous-like MADS-box protein AGL62, whose protein sequence is MVSSQATTRRRKIEIKRVEQSNKRHVTFSKRKLGLFNKVTELSILCQAETALIISSQNGKLYACGYPSPDAVIWRFLYGEDSPPPQRNDVRFLKKKQKENVEAQRAQYESAQEALKEEKKRLDETKKEINSDNNGGCLGFSQWWENPIDDMDLEELVKFKESLEQLKTNLIAATDNKINMFQQMMMPSPLAAPSLIMPPMQTRFSNFNSVLNNNHGGFSAVYQPQQQEYWDWTRNNVINNNGIIASSSSSNNLNPLLGRWDSGNNAIMVDVNGNGSSGCSFFPNIGFGHY, encoded by the coding sequence ATGGTTTCTTCCCAAGCCACAACACGTAGAAGGAAGATTGAGATCAAGAGAGTTGAACAAAGCAACAAGCGCCACGTCACCTTCTCCAAGAGAAAGTTAGGGCTTTTCAACAAGGTCACGGAGCTCTCCATCCTCTGCCAGGCGGAAACCGCCTTAATCATCTCGTCGCAAAACGGAAAGCTTTATGCGTGCGGGTATCCGTCGCCGGATGCGGTGATCTGGCGCTTCCTCTACGGAGAAGATTCCCCGCCTCCGCAGAGGAACGACGTGCGTTTCTTGAAGAAGAAGCAAAAGGAGAACGTGGAAGCCCAAAGGGCGCAGTACGAGTCTGCTCAAGAAGCCctcaaagaagagaagaagcgaCTCGACGAGACCAAGAAGGAAATAAACAGCGACAACAATGGCGGTTGCTTAGGGTTTTCGCAGTGGTGGGAGAATCCAATTGATGATATGGATTTGGAGGAGCTCGTCAAGTTCAAAGAATCGTTGGAACAGTTGAAGACGAACCTGATTGCAGCCACTGACAATAAGATCAACATGTTCCAACAAATGATGATGCCATCACCACTTGCTGCTCCTTCTTTAATCATGCCTCCAATGCAAACTAGGTTTTCCAATTTTAATTCAGTCTTGAATAATAATCACGGTGGATTCAGCGCTGTTTATCAACCACAACAGCAAGAATATTGGGATTGGACCCGTAATAACGTCATCAATAATAATGGAATAATtgctagtagtagtagtagtaacaATCTTAATCCTTTATTAGGAAGATGGGATTCTGGGAACAATGCT